The following coding sequences are from one Pelecanus crispus isolate bPelCri1 chromosome 15, bPelCri1.pri, whole genome shotgun sequence window:
- the DFFA gene encoding DNA fragmentation factor subunit alpha has protein sequence MAAPLKRCLLRRRDGRQQHGVAASCLRELRDKASGILAIDKAREPITLVLAEDGTIVDDEDYFLCLPSNTKFVALAKNEKWSSKSLDSGTAWLSESVDEVDSAAEKWKQLARQLKDDLSNIILMSEEDLQVLIDVPRADLAEELAQSQTKIQVLQDTLQQVLDRREEERQSRQLLELYLEALKNEDSILSKVAESETVPGKEMDVVDTGTSSTGTSAKTALSDQILAALKEKPAPELCLDSQDLELVLKEDTQALASALRWDKQKAEALQQACDQELSKRLQQVQTLHSLRSTSKGKKTLPWGDWHSSKRKK, from the exons atGGCGGCGCCGCTGAAGCGCTGCCTGCTGCGGCGGAGGGACGGGCGGCAGCAGCACGGCGTGGCGGCCTCCTGCCTGCGGGAGCTGCGCGACAAGG CTAGTGGGATTCTGGCTATTGACAAGGCCAGGGAGCCCATCACCTTAGTACTGGCAGAAGATGGCACCATTGTGGATGATGAAGATTACTTTTTGTGTCTGCCGTCTAACACCAAGTTTGTGGCACTGGCCAAGAATGAGAAATGGTCCAGCAAAAGCTTAG ACAGTGGAACGGCCTGGCTCTCGGAGTCTGTGGATGAAGTGGACAGTGCTGCAGAGAAGTGGAAGCAGCTGGCCAGGCAGCTGAAGGATGACCTGTCTAATATCATCTTGATGTCTGAAGAAGACCTCCAG GTGCTTATTGATGTACCACGTGCAGACCTGGCAGAAGAACTTGCCCAAAGTCAAACCAAAATCCAAGTATTACAGGACACCCTGCAGCAGGTGCTGGACAGACGAGAAGAAGAACGCCAGTCAAGACAGCTCCTGGAACTCTACCTAGAGGCcttgaaaaatgaagacagtatCTTAAGCAAAGTAGCAG AATCTGAGACTGTACCAGGAAAGGAGATGGATGTGGTTGACACAGGTACCAGCAGTACAGGCACTTCAGCCAAAACGGCGCTCAGTGACCAGATCCTCgctgctctgaaagaaaagcctGCTCCAGAGCTCTGCTTGGACAGCCAGGATCTAGAG CTGGTCTTGAAAGAAGACACGCAAGCCCTGGCCTCGGCTCTAAGATGGGACAAGCAGAAGGCTGAAGCTCTGCAGCAAGCCTGTGATCAGGAGCTCTCCAAGCGTCTACAACAAGTGCAGACTTTGCATTCCCTAAGGAGCACGTCAAAGGGCAAGAAAACATTACCCTGGGGAGACTGGCATAGTTCAAAACGCAAAAAATAA
- the CENPS gene encoding centromere protein S yields MAAAGGEERLLLTQRLKAAVHYTVGCLCQDVAEDKDVQFSKQTIAAIAEITFRQCENFAKDLEMFARHAKRSTVTTEDVKLLARRSNSLLKYITQKSEELASSNMEQKEKKKKKSSAAKGGRTSGEQEAAVESEDSNMA; encoded by the exons atggcggcggcgggcggcgaggAGCGGCTGCTGCTCACGCAG AGGCTGAAGGCTGCGGTTCACTACACGGTTGGCTGCCTGTGTCAGGATGTTGCAGAAGACAAGGACGTGCAATTCAGCAAGCAAACCATTGCCGCTATCGCAGAGATCACCTTCAGGCAGTGTG agAACTTTGCAAAAGACCTCGAAATGTTTGCAAG GCATGCAAAACGGAGCACAGTCACTACAGAAGATGTGAAGCTTTTGGCTAGAAGGAGCAATTCTTTG CTAAAGTATATCACCCAGAAGAGCGAAGAGCTCGCATCAAGTAACATGGagcaaaaggagaagaagaaaaagaagtccagTGCAGCTAAGGGAGGGAGAACTTCTGGGGAACaagaagcagctgtggaaaGTGAAGATTCCAACATGGCATGA